In Topomyia yanbarensis strain Yona2022 chromosome 2, ASM3024719v1, whole genome shotgun sequence, one DNA window encodes the following:
- the LOC131681698 gene encoding acyl-coenzyme A diphosphatase NUDT19-like → MRKFAKYWRDSASLLILARDGNQAANTTKYNYKVLVFKRTEKTAFLPNSIVFPGGAFDKQDEDPSWRRVFNRMGIPDELLLKLTRVAGSRPFIFNNDSKEVLDRNISLRLTALREAFEEMGVLFGLEKEQAGATPNGYSNAVKVSDTASWQTSIHNNEKPFSELFEKLDIVPDLFNMYEWSVWLTPALFRKRRFETAFYLIALDEMPPVLPEAHEVDSYFWDTPADLLLAHKEEKIWLAPPQFYELTRLSHLYDIDDVVNFGKNRNYKGSTLLCPVQYFCSDATVFVLPGDDQYPNDYDYVTAHDDLEKYKDLTAEQFRSQAKNLHRAEHSGLHKQTYYVNITPFNGHLSVNGKNMHLSKL, encoded by the exons ATGCGGAAATTTGCGAAATACTGGCGTGACTCTGCCAGTTTGTTGATCCTTGCCCGCGATGGAAATCAGGCAGCTAATACGACAAAATACAACTATAAG GTACTTGTTTTCAAACGAACCGAGAAAACTGCTTTTCTGCCAAACAGCATTGTCTTTCCTGGCGGAGCATTCGATAAGCAGGATGAGGACCCTAGCTGGCGCAGAGTTTTTAATCGAATGGGTATTCCTGACGAGCTCTTGCTCAAACTGACCAGAGTAGCAGGTTCTCGTCCTTTTATATTTAATAATGATAGCAAAGAGGTGTTAGACAG AAATATCTCACTACGGCTTACTGCACTAAGAGAGGCATTCGAAGAGATGGGTGTACTTTTCGGCCTCGAGAAAGAACAGGCCGGTGCAACGCCTAATGGATACAGTAATGCGGTAAAAGTGTCTGATACTGCTTCGTGGCAGACTAGCATTCACAATAACGAAAAACCGTTCTCGGAACTTTTTGAAAAACTTGACATCGTACCAGATCTATTCAACATGTATGAATGGTCTGTTTGGCTGACCCCAGCTCTTTTCCGAAAACGAAGATTCGAAACTGCCTTTTATCTAATTGCATTGGATGAGATGCCCCCTGTCCTACCCGAAGCGCACGAGGTCGATAGCTATTTT tGGGACACACCAGCAGACCTGCTACTGGCGCATAAGGAAGAAAAAATCTGGTTGGCACCTCCTCAGTTTTACGAACTGACACGACTTAGTCATTTGTACGACATTGATGATGTCGTAAACTTTGGAAAGAATCGTAATTACAAAGGAAGCACCCTACTCTGCCCGGTCCAGTACTTCTGCTCGGATGCTACAGTGTTTGTCCTGCCTGGTGACGATCAGTATCCTAACGATTATGATTATGTTACTGCACATGATGATTTGGAAAAGTACAAGGACTTGACGGCGGAGCAGTTCAGAAGTCAGGCGAAAAACTTGCATCGGGCAGAGCATAGCGGACTGCATAAGCAGACATATTACGTGAACATTACACCTTTCAATGGGCATTTAAGTGTGAATGGCAAAAATATGCATTTGTCTAAACTATAA
- the LOC131681699 gene encoding uncharacterized protein LOC131681699, which translates to MRMSINTPEDTAVNEQFIKLVQDNPILWNFQLPQYRNREMKVQKWAQIGAPFNISGNDAYKKFVALREKYKREQKLRESKSISPNECWRLYENLKFLDTVSFSRDRKSHKPKLLLKSQNSFPNTIVHQDFASMIKTELSESQHDSMSTSPSYHMSRAPSENEFSETYQNSSVYFNESTSQENISEHDGGDSEEKMESIPVGSASSSHTRQFFDRLESKSNTILDDCNRRTSRWARCETLGLRVAQTMFALEENDPDLALKFDIILSEAISSIKKDQLQRLMSRQQQRHLHQEVTRQQQIFHIQQHASRNSDNGTVHEQDRN; encoded by the exons ATGCGTATGTCCATAAACACACCTGAAGACACCGCTGTGAACGAGCAGTTTATCAAACTGGTGCAAGATAATCCTATattatggaattttcaattgccgCAGTATAGAAATCGGGAGATGAAGGTGCAAAAGTGGGCCCAAATAGGTGCTCCATTCAATATCTCTG gAAACGATGCTTACaaaaaatttgtagctcttcgAGAAAAATATAAACGCGAACAAAAACTTCGTGAATCAAAAAGCATATCACCAAACGAATGCTGGCGACTATACGAGAACTTAAAATTTCTTGATACTGTGTCCTTCTCCCGAGATCGAAAGAGTCATAAGCCAAAGTTACTACTCAAAAGCCAAAACAGTTTTCCGAATACGATCGTCCATCAGGATTTTGCTTCGATGATTAAAACAGAACTATCCGAATCACAGCATGATTCTATGTCAACTTCACCTTCCTATCACATGTCTAGGGCCCCATCGGAAAATGAATTTAGCGAAACATACCAAAACAGTAGCGTATATTTCAATGAATCGACCAGCCAAGAAAATATTTCTGAACACGATGGAGGAGACAGCGAGGAGAAAATGGAAAGCATTCCTGTTGGATCGGCAAGTTCGTCCCACACGCGACAGTTTTTTGATCGATTGGAATCGAAATCAAATACAATTTTAGATGATTGTAACCGGCGAACGAGCAGGTGGGCACGATGTGAAACTCTCGGACTGCGCGTGGCCCAAACTATGTTCGCACTAGAGGAGAATGATCCTGACCTAGCGCTTAAGTTTGATATTATTCTAAGTGAAGCTATTAGTAGTATTAAAAAGGATCAACTACAAAGGCTAATGAGTAGACAACAGCAACGACACCTCCATCAAGAAGTAACCAGGCAACAGCAGATTTTTCATATACAACAACACGCAAGCCGAAACAGTGACAATGGTACAGTACACGAACAAGATCGAAATTAA